The window CCTTACTTATCGCTATGCCGCGTGGCCGCTGGCCGACCGGAACGGTTTTGACCAGCTTGCCTTCGACGGGATCGAGCACGGCAATCGCATTATCTTTTTCCAGTGTGACGAATACGGTTTCGGCTTGCGCGGCCGAAGCCAATAAGACGGCGGCCATTCCGGCCATTTTTATCGGGTGCATAAATTTTTCCTTGGTATGCCTGATGTCATTTTACTGATCTATTGGGTAACGAGGATTTGCGCTTTACTAACAAATCGATGTAATCCGCGGAGATGAATGGTTATAAAACCCATAACACGCTATTTCACAACAAATATCCTCCCTTAGAGCTGGGAAGTTTAACCTGAAGCTCGGCGGGATTACATCCTTTCGCCAAATGGGAAATTATCCTAATTGAACCCGACTATTGAATATCATCGCTCCCACTTATATGGCAATGACAGCTAAAACGAATTGGCCCAGTTAATACGCCTAAGTCGGAACCCGGCTTGAGCAATCACTTCACACCCGTGCTTTTGCCAAAAAAATCGCTGAGACCTGTACGCTAGAACAATACCGAACTGACTACCATCAAGGCGAAGATATGCGCAACGCTCGGCATTTGTTATTTGCATCGCAAAATCATACAAAGAAAGTTGCCTAAAAAATTAATTTGTATCGGCAAGACTTCGCAAATGGCCGTGAATATTCACTTCGGACTAACAAGGACATAGAAATGAAATTTTATCTGATAACGGAAGACCAACTGGAAAACCTCGGCAAAAAGCACGATTCACTGCTTAAAACCGGAACCCTGTGCGATCTAATGCTGGACATCGCGTCGAATGCAGACGATTTTCAAACCTTCGATGCGGCGTTGGAAATGGCCAACAGCGAATTGGATAGGTTGGAACTGTTTTTCGATACCTGCGATTTAGTTTGAACCTATAAACGCTGGCTTTCTTGGAATCAAGCTTAGGCATTTGCTTAAAACCCGGATTCGCGTACCAGCACCGTCGCCACTTGCCGGACAAGACGATGCAACAGACTAGTGGCGGGAGTATCCAGTCTGACACTACCACGCCTTTCCCCCGGAAAATGAGCGAGGTTCTGACTCTCAGCCTCCGGCCTTAAGATGATGCGGTAAACGGCGCTTTCCGGCACAGCTTGTTGCTGCGCATCGGACCGGGCAGCAATATCGCCGCCGTGCATCGAAGCCAACAGCGCCGGGATCCGAGCCGCCCCGCCTTGATCGATACGCTCCACTCGGCAGGTTATCGGTGACATCCCCGGTTGATCGGGATAAAACACCGCACCATCGGCCTGCCCCGCCGCCTGTAAATCCTCTTCGGCCACATAGGCTTCGATCAATTGGCTGCGCGGATCGGCTACAATCAATAAGGCCTCGCCTTCCTTCAACCACTGCCCCGCTTGGGCCTGGTTGTTTAAATCCAACGCCAAGCCGTCAAACGGTGCTTGTATCGTTAACTGGGTTTGCTGATGCCGAAAACCGGCTTGCTTTGCGCCGGCCGATTCCAGTTCCTTCAGCAACACCTGCCGGCGCTGATTCAAGTTTTGCTCCAATCCCTGATATGCCAGTTGCCATTCGACCAACTGCCCTTCCAGCGAGGAATTGCGGGCTTGAAAATCCAGTTCGCGCGAACTTAGTTGCGCCAACAACTCGCCGCTTTTCACCGCTTGTCCGGTTTTGACCTGCCAGGCATCCAGGCGCGCCGCGGTTGGCAAATAGATTTCGGCGTAACGCTCCGCCTTAATCAGTGCCGGCGCATTGACATGGCCTTGCCACGGCACAATCAAAACCGCGATGCCCAGGATTAGTACCAACAGAGAGGTTCGACTCCGCGGACTAGTCCAAACATCGGCTCCCAGGTTTTTCCAGGCCGCCAGCTCAGACCAGATCGGACGCAGAATAAACCACCCCACTTCCACCGCCATCATCAACAGCCCCAACAACTTAAAGAAAAAGTGATAGACCAGTAGTGCGATACCCAGAAACAAAAAGAAACGATACAACCAAGTGCACCAGGCATAGCCGATAAAAAACCAGTGCCAGTGTTTAGGTAACGATTCCGGCAGCGTCTGATCCAATCCAAATAGCAAACGCCGTAAATGCCAGCGGTTGTAGGCAAATGCCCGTGGTTGCAGATTTTCGATTCCCAACCAGTCGGCCAACAAATAATAACCATCGAAGCGCATGAACGGACTGAGATTGATGGCCAGCGTCATGATCCAGGTTGAGGTTGCCAATAAAAACACCCCGCTACGTAACGGACCGTCCGCCAGGAAGCTCCAGGCCAAGGCCGCAAATACCGCCAAGCCCAACTCGGCGGCAATCCCAGCCCCGGCAATCGCCACCCGCTGCCGACGCGAACTGAGCTTCCAGGTTTCGCTGGCGTCGGTATACAGCATTGGATACATCACCATGAACGCGACACCCATGGTCGGTACTCGGCAACCATAGCGATGCGCGGTCAAGGCATGACCGAATTCATGTAGCGTCTTGGCCAGCATTAAAGCCAAAAAATATTGCGCCAACCCGGACCAATTGAAAAAGTGCGGAAATGTCGCCAAGAAGCGTTCCCATTGCCGGGACAGTAAAAACCCGGCCAGCAGCGCGCAACCCATCAACAACACGGCGAATTGCCCGCTGTAGATCCAGGCCAAGCGCGGATACAGCCAAGCCAGTAAGGCATCCGGTTTTAGCAAGGGAATTTTAAAAAACAGATAATTATGCAACAGCCATTGCGCCCAGCTTTGCTTGCGCATCGCCACCTGTTGCCGCAGCCGTTGCAGCCCGGCATCGCCGCTCAGGCGCAGCAGGTTGTTGTGCAATAAAAATTGAGCGAATGCGCCGACCTGACTCGCATCGAGACGCAAAGTGGTTTCGCGGTTCACGGCTTGGGCAATCGCTTCCGTTTGCCCCAAGGCCCAGCGCGCTAAAATTTCGAACTCTTGCCAGCCGATCCGAAAAAACCGGTTATTGGCCGGATCATGCAAGGTCCAGGTCGGGGCGCCATCCAAACCTTGAGGCCCGGGTAGGCAATGCAACTCTTCGCGCAGCGGCGCCAGGGCCGACGCGGCCTCTACAACCCCAGCCATTGCCGCAACCCGGACAGCGGTCGCCGAAACAGGTAATAAAACAACGTCACCCGTTGGCCGTAAAGTTTGGCGGTGCCTTTCAAACCGATGCGCGGCAATTGATCGGCAGCCGCCAAGCGGGCCTTGACCCGATACGCCAACACCTGATCGGTGCCGACTTCGGCCTGATAGCTGAGCGCATACACCTGAGCATCCAGTGGGTGTTGCGGATCAATGTTCAAAAACATCACCGCTTCGGCACCATCGGCCAGTTCGATAAAATCGGCAACCGGCACCCGCATTTCCAGTTCCACTCGCGTCGGATCGGCCAGATTCAATATCCGTTCGCCCAAGGCCACCGGCCGGCCAATCCAGTCGTGTACATCGCTGAATATTGCCACGCCGGCATGCGGCGCCCTGATTTGCGAGCGTGCCAACTGTTCCGCCAGATACTCTACTTCGGCTGCATGCTGCTCCATCCGGCCTTTCAGCACCGTCATTTCCGCCTTGCTGTCGGCATCGAACATAGCCTGCTGGGCGGTCTTGCGGTATTCGGCTTCGGATACCGCCAATACTTTGCGTGAGACTTCCAGGCGATTGGCAATATCTGTGTTCTCCAGCGTCAACAGCAATTGCTCGGCGGCGACGGCTTGATTGGGTTGAATCTGAAAGGTGTCGACCACGCCTTCCAGAGGCGCGCGAATCACCGTCGGTTGGGCGGCAATCACTTCGGCTGGGGCCAGCACTGACAGTCGCACCGGAATGAATAGCAGCAAAATTACCGCAACCGCCCAGCTTTTAAGAGCGGTGAACGTGAAAAGACCGCGCCACCAGGGCTTACGCGGCTGCAAAGCCTGCCAGGCATGGGCATAGGCATCGCTCAGTTCGGCCAGCAACACCGCTTCACCCTCCTGCCACGCTTGCTCGCGCGCCAACAGCCATCCGCCCAGTGTCCGCCCCTGAACTTTCAGCGGCAGCCATAAACCGCAGACCGGCAGCCATTGCTGCCACTCTATCCGCAAGCTCTCCGGTAAATCATCGGCATTTAATAATTGATAAGTGGAATTATTGCCGGTTTGAAACTGCCGCCGACAAACGTCGTTCAGCCAAACAATATAAGGAGCCTGCGCGTCGAGTTGGGCGATACCGGATACCGCCGCCACCGGCTGCATCGGTCTATCCAGCCACAGCGCGGCCTGACGGTATTCCACCAAACTGCGACTCTCGTTGACTATGACAAAACCTAAGGCTGCTAAATCTTCGGCGGCACGCGCCTTGCGTTGCAGCTGTAATAGCAGCGCCAGCCCCCGCAACTGGCGTTGCTGAGGGTCTTCTTGTTGCACAGCCAAATCAATGCGCCTTATCCGGGAACAGCGCCCGGCCGCTCATGCCCGCCAGCAACTCGCTATGCTTGCCGGTAACCCGGCCAGTGATCGAAACTGTTTGACTCACCGGATCGATGCGAGCACCTAAGGTCACAACCTCCGCCGAATAGTCCCGGTCCAACTCGTCGATGTGCACCTTAAATACCTGTTTTGGTTTTAACCAGCGCAGCCACAAGGACGGCACGATTAATTTGATTTCCAGCTGGCTATCGTCCAATACATCCATGATCGGATCACCCACTTTCAAATGCTGATGCTCATGCGCCTTTAGCGCCGCGACCCGACCATCGAACGGTGCGTGAATCCGACATTTTTCCAGGCCGGCCTTGGTCAGCGCGATGTCGGCTTTGGCTTCACCCAACTTGGCTTTGGCCACATCCACTTCCAGCGAACTGACCGACTCCAATTGCGACAACCGGGAATTGACGTCATAGGTCTTGCCGGCACCGTCTGCCGTAGCTTGGGCTTTTTGCAACTGTGCCTGCTGGATTGAGCAATCGAAACCCACCAGCACCTGACCTTTTTTAAAGCGCTCGCCTTCCCGCACCGTCAAATCTTTAATCACCGCCGCCACTTCCGCTGACAGCGTGGTTTCGTTGCGTGGCATTAGTTGGGCGCGGATTTCGGTTTCGACAGACGAAGATTGCGCGGGAGCCGGTTCGGCCGAGGCATTGGACAAAGACAAGGCGGGCAATAGGGCTAGCGTCCATACATACAATGATTTTCTCAGAATCACGATTTGCCTGCCCCTGTCGCTGCTTCGCTGGTATTTTCCGGCTGCGGATCGTCAGTGGCTTGCACCGGGTAATGCCCCTGGTTCCATTCCTGATCGATGGCTTCAATGGCATTGGCCAGGGTATCGACTGAGTCATCTGCCATCGTCGCCGGCAACGGATCAAAACCCAAGGACACATATAGTTTGCCCAAGGCATCTTGAGACTCGGCATAGGCCTGGCGGCGCTGCAATTCCGACAATACCGAATCGACCGACACCCGAATCCGCTCCACAGAACTCATCGCTTCGGTCAACTCGCTATTCAGTACATGGTGATGAATTTTTTGGTTAACGTCGTCCAGTTCGGAGCTACGTTGGTATTGTTTGTCCGCCAAGGCCAGCTGTTGCTGCGCCAGATGAACCTGAGTCAGAATCGCCATGTGCGCGGCCAAGCGCCGCGAATGCGCCAAGGACTCCTGGGTTTCGGCGGTGGCGATCGCTTGCGGAGCGGAGAGCAATTCGAACAGGTTTTTGGAAATCTGCGTACCGATCTCACCCCAACTTTGGTTTAACAGATAAGAGTTGGAATCGTAATTGCCGCCCAGCTGCACTTCCACACCGGGCAATAAACGCAGCATGGCTTTTTTGACTTCGGCTGAGCCGATGCGGGTCTGATACATTTCCTGCCGTAGTTCCGGCCTCAGCTGTAGCGCCAAATCGCCCATTTTGTCTATACCCAATTGCGGTTTAACCACCTGCGGCCAGGGATTAACGCTATCGTCCGCCAATTTAAAGTCCTGATTGGGCGGCAAATTGATCAAACCCGCCAATTCGGATTTGGCCATTTGTTGCTGTTCCAGCAGTCCTTCCAGGCGGCGAACAATTTCCAGCAGACTTTTGCGATAACGCAGCGCGTCCAGCGGTGAACGTAGTTTTTCCGCCTCGGCCTGTTCGGCCAGTGCCAAGGCGTGTTGCGCCTCGGCCAACACTGGCTGAATCCTGGTGGTCATCCGCTGCGCGCTCAACGCCCGCCAATAAGCACTACGCACGTCTTTCATTAAATTATGACTGACTTTACGACGGCTTTCGGCGGTCACCAAAGCCTTGTTGCCTTCCTGCTGCGCGCGGAAATAGCTGACCCCGAAATCCAGAATGTTCCAGCGCAGACTCAAATCGCCCATGAAACGGCTACGATCCTGGGACGTCGAGGTTTCCAGCGATTGCCGACCGGTGGAAATCGAACGGCTGTTGGAGGCATTGAAATTATCCCGACTTCGATACCCGGCCGAGGCCACCACATCCGGCAACAGATCGAAGCGCGCCAGGGTTGCCTGGCCTTCCGCCACCGCCCGCTCCATCATCTTGACTCGGTGATCGAGGTTATATTTCAGGGCGCGCGACATGGCCTGATACAAGCTCAACGGCCCGGTCACAGGCTCCTGCTGTTGAAACAGCTTGACCTGATCGCTGCCGATCTGGCTTTGCCGCTCTTGCTGGGTCAACGGTGCCGGCGCCAACGAGCAACCGTTCAGTAATACTGCACCGATAGCCACCGCCAATAGGCTAGGGACAGACCGATAGACGAGTATTGAAAGATATTTAGCCATAACCAGTTCCTGTTTCAATGAATTCATGCGGCATCCCGCGGTTCGGCGAACACACGCGCCAGATTTTCCAGCAAGGCGTCGGCATCCTGCTGCGTGCGTTGCGCACCGAAGCCTTGCAGCTGCGCGCTAAGCGGCATTTTGCCCAATTGAGCGCGCGGCTCTCCGCCGGCCGGCCGGCCCTGATTGGGTATGCCCTGACTACCATGACCTTCCTGCCCGCTCGGTCTGCCTTCGCCGTTATGGCGCTGCCCCGGCTGTTGAGGTTTCAACACCACGGTAATCACGGTCTGATTACCCCTGCCGTCGGTCGCGGTAATTTTAACCACCGTTCTCTCGCCGCTGCCTTCCTTCAGGCTCAATCCGCCGGTCGCGGAATCGAAACGCACCCAGGAAGGCAGACTTGCACCGTCGGCTTGAGCCGCCTGAAAAGTAACGCCTGTGCTGGTATCCAAACCCAACAATGCCTCGGCCGGCATGGTGAAACTGTTATTGCTACCGGTATCGAGCTGAGCCTCCATTTGCAGCGAGGTGGTTTGCGTGCCGGTGGAAGACATACCCGAGTCGCCGAAACTGCTCGAGAAAACCGAAGGTCCGAAACCGAAGCTGCCGCCAGCACCGCTACTGCCGCCCAAGCCACCCCCTAATCCGCCGCCCGCGCTCAACGCACCGGAACCTACCGATCCGCCGCCTGGGACGGTCGGCGCGCCGCCCGCGCCAAAGCCGGTCCCAGTGTTGATCGGCTGTATCAAGTTGCTCGGGATCTGACTGCCAGTCGTAAACGAACCACTGCTGAAGCCGCCTGATGAGCTGGAATTGAACTCCACGGTTTGCGTGGCATTGGTGACATTGACACTCGTCACTGCGAGGGTGGCCGTTGAAATGACAATTTCGACCTTACCCAGACCGTCGGTATAACTGGCGGTAACGACAATGGTTTTATCGACATACTCCGGGGCCAGAACCAGGCTGGGACCGATCCCCAGGATGTTGCCGTTACCGTCTTTCCAGGTGTAGACGATGCTACCCAGACCATCTGCATCCGCAAGCGTATTGCTGACAGTGAGTGTTTCGCCCACGATAGCAACACCGCTTATCGTCACATCCCCCGTCGGCGCGTCGTTAACATCGATCACAATCGGAACCACTGCGGTCAGCACCACATCATTGCCGGTACCGCTGGCATAGCTCACCGTGTAAAGGTCGCCATTGCTGGTCAGCTCGGCACCTTCGGCCACGTTGCCGAAAATACCGGTCGCGCCAGTGACGGCGTCGGTGCTATCGTTGTCGATCAGCCGATAGGTAGTACCGCTGATCGTTGTATAACCGCCAACCCGCGTAACGGATAGGGAACCGCCGTTCAGACTGACGATACCATTAACCGCCACCTGGTCGAAATCGGTTCCGCCCACCCCGCCGGCGCCTGCCACTTCGGCTTCCATGCCGCCGCTCACCCGCAGATTACCATTGACCGTCAGCCTGCCGATGCCGTTATTGGCGCCGGCCACGCCCGGCGCCAGCGTCGCGCCGTCGTTAATGGTCAGATTGTTGGTCGAGCTGGCCGCGAAGACACTGCCCGTGCCGCCCAGCGTTGCCCCCGACGATACCGAGAGGCCGCTGGTGGCGCCCAGCGAGCCGGTGACCAACAGCGTACCCGCCGACACTGAGGTAAGCCCGGTGTAACTGGAGGTAGCGCTCAGTGTCAGCGTGCCGCTGCCAAGCTTGGTCAGCGCGAAGCCTCCCGACACTGCACCGCTTAACGTTAACGATCCGGCGGTAGTGCCGATGGCGCTGTCGGCACCCAGCGTTACGCCGCCGCTCAGTAGGTTGGTGCCGCCGACATTGAGCAACGCGCCGGCGCTGGCGATACCGGTACCGCTCAGCGTCAACGTTTCGGCCACGGTAATATCGCCCTGAAACGACAGGGACGCCCCGGAGGACACCGTCGTTCCCCCGCCGGCGGAACCCAAAGCGGCTGCATTCCTCACCTCCAACTTACCCGCGCTCACCGTGGTGGCGCCCGTGTAAGTGTTATTCCCGCTTAAGACAAAGGTACCGCTGCCGGATTTGTTGAGATCGCCGTCACCGGAAACCACGCCGGAGACTTCGGTCGAGGTCCCATTCCCTCCGACGGTCAGCGTCCCCGAATTCAAAGACACATCGCCGGCACCGGCAATGGAGCCTATCGTTTCGTCCGTCCAGGCGGTGAAAGTTGCACCCGATGCCACCGACACCGCCGTCGTGTCGGCCAAAGCGCCGCCCACCCGATCAGCAATCAGCGTACCCGCCGAAACCGTGGTAGCGCCGGTGTAGCTGTTGTTCCCGGTCAGCGTCAACGTGCCGGAACCGGTTTTGCTCAGACCGCTGGTATTGGTGGAGGAGATCGCGCCGGAAAAAACGGTGCTGGTGTTGTCGCCGCCCGCCGTCAACCTGTAACTCAAAACAACGTTGCCGGCGCCGGCCAACGAGCCTATGGTTTCGTTCCCGCCGTTCAAAGTCAGGGTAGCGCCGCTGTCCACGGTCACCGCGCTGCTATCGCCGATGCTGCTACCGCCTTCCAACGTCAATCCGCCGGCGGACACGGTGACCGCGCCGGTGTGGGTATTGGTCGCGGTCAGCGTCAACGTCCCGGAGCCGGCCTTGTTCAGCGCCTCCGCGCCGCTGAGAATCCCCGACAGGGTGACGGCGTTGGCGTTGGTGATGGTCGCCGACGTGCCGGGATCACTGTCGTCCAGAAGGGTGATGTTGTTGGACACCGTCGTGCCGGTGCCGGTGATGGCCAGGGTGCTGCCGCCCTCCACCGTCACGGCGCCGGTTCCCAGATTCATGGCGCCGGTGGAACTGCCGGTGATGCTCACCCCGTTGGCGCCGCGAATGGTGGTGCCGCCGGAATGGCTGTTGTTTCCCGACAGCGTCAGCGCAGGGCCGCCGGTCTTGGTCAGCGCCCCCGTTCCGCTGATGATGCCCGACAGCGTCGCAGCGCCATTGGTGACGTTGATAGTGCCGTTGCCGCTTCCCAGCAAGATGGCATTGTCGATTGTGCCCGCGTTGGCGAGGTTGAGCGTGCCGCCGTTCAGGGTGACGGCTCCGCCAAGCAGCCGGCTGTCCGAAGCCACCGACACTGTGCCCGCCGTCACCGTCAAGGTGGAGGCGGCGCTGGAGTTGCCGGTATTGCTCAAAGTCAGCGTGCCGGCCCCGGCCTTGGTCAGCGCTGCCGATCCGCTGAGCTGCCCCGACAAAGTGGCGGCGCTGGCGTTGCTAATGGTGGCGTCGGCCGACAGCGCGATGGCGTTGCTGAAGGTGTTGCCGGCGCTGGTGATCGTCAGGCTACCGCCGTTCAACGTCAGCGTGCCGCCGACCATCGTCGTGGCTGTCCCTACCGACAGCGTGCCGCCGGTCACCGTCAGTGCCGTGGTGGTCGCGGCGGAGTTCGACGTGCTGGACAGGGTCAAGGTGCCGGCCCCGCTCTTGGTTAAAGTCGTCCCCGCTCCACTGATGGCGCCCGACAATGTAACGGCGGTGCTATTGTCTAGTGTGGCGTTACCCGACAATGTCAGGGCGTTGTCGATGGTAGTCGCGCCGGTGACGATTAGCGTCGTGCCGCCGGCCAAGGTCACCGCGCCGGAGCCGAGGTTGGCGTCGGTCGCCAGACTCAACGTGCCTGCGGAAACCGAGGTATTGTTGTAAGAGTTACTTCCCGACAGCACCAGGGCACCGGCACCGGCCTTAGTGATATTGAAACCGCCGCCGATATTGCCGCCGATGGTCAATTGGTCGGACGTAACGCCCAGAATTGTAGCGCCGGTCAGCGTCACGTTGCCGGACAGGATGTTGGTGCCGCTGACGTTGTAAATCGCCCCCGCGCTGGATATGCCAGTCCCCGCCGCCGACACTGCTTCGGCCACCGTGACGCCGCCCTGTAAGCCCAACGCGGCGCCGCTAGCCACCGTCGTCGAACCGGCAGTGGTTCCCAGCGCATTGTTATGCGCCGCCACCAGCGTGCCGTCGTTGACAGCCGTCGCGCCGCTGTATGTGTTGTCGCCCGACAGGGTCAACGTTCCCGCGCCCGCTTTCGTCAAAGCGCCGGTGCCGCTGACGATCCCCGACAAAGCAACCGCATTGGCATTGCTAATCGTGCCGTCGCCGGTCAGCGCGACGGCATTGCTAACGGTGACCCCGCTGCCGGTGACGGTCAGGCTGCCGCCGTTCAGCGTCACAGCCCCAGCCCCCAAGTTAGTCGAGTCGGCGACGGTCAGGGTTCCGCCGATGACGGTGGATGAGGCAAGAACGTTCGTCCCCGACAGCGTCAGCTCACCGGCCCCGGCCTTGGTCAGGGCGTTGTTGCCGGCAATGTTCCCCGACAGATTGACGGCGTTGGCATTGGTGATGGTGGCGCCCGCCGACATCGCGAGGTTGTCGTCTATGGTGCCGGCGGAAGTGATGGTCAGATTACCGCCGCTCAAGCTGACGGTGGCACTGTCCGAGCCCAGGTTGGCATCGCCGTCGATGCTCAGGGTGCCGGCCGCCACCGTAGTATTGCCGGAATAGCTGTTGCTGCCGCTCAGGACTTGCGTGCCCGCCCCGCTCTTCACCAAATTGCCGGCGCCAGTGATATTTCCCGATAGGGTCAGCGTGTCGCCCGATCCGTTGGTGACGGTCAGCGTCTTGCCGCTGGCGATAGAGATGTCACCTCCGACGGTGATGCTGTTGACCACATCGGCGTCCAGCGCAATGTTCTCGCCGATTGTAACGCTGGATCCCAGCGTTACGGTCCCCAAGCCAGAGGCGAAACTGATCGTGGCGCCGCCCGCCCGGTTGGCGATACCGACGGCCTCGCGCAGGCTGAGGCCGGTACCGTCCGCCTTTTCCGCAGCGTAAGTGCTGCCGCCGTCCGCATCATCGGTAGTGGTATCCACGACCAGCGCGTTGGTAACGGCAATGGTGAAACTCTGGCCGTAGTTGTTATCACCGTCGTTCACCCGGATCACCACCGTGTAGTTCCCTGGAGTGGTCGTGGATGGACTAGCCGCTTGAAACGTGGTGCCGCTGATATTGAACAGGTCGTAAGTAGCCCCGGAGGTGTTGGCGTCGACCGATACGACCGAGTAAGTCGGACCGCCGCCGTCGACATCGGTGCGGCTCAGGGAACCGATCGCTATATTGCTGCCGCTGTCGTAGGTGGATGCGGTGGTGGCGCTCAATGCGATAGCGGTCGGAGCGTCGTTGACGGCGGTAAGGTTTACGCTCGATGTAACGCCGGTGCTAGTCTGTGCACCCAAGCTTTCGGCATTGGCATCGGTGATTGCCCAAGTAATCGTGCGACTGGCCGAGGTGCCGGTTGGGTTATCGGACGAGCTGGAATAGGTCACCGAGCGCAGTGCGGTTTCGTATTGGGATTTGGTCGCCGTGCCGGTCAAGGTCAGTACGCCGGTGCCGCTGTTGTAACTGCCTGTAATACCGTTCTGATTGGTGAAGCCTAGCACGTCGCCGGTAGTGAAGCCGGAGGAAATGGTGGCGGTAGCACCGACCATATTCGCGTCGTCGGTGTCGCTGACCGTCATAGTCGAGTCGATCGCCGCGGCAGAGCCGTTTTCGGTGTAGGCTAGTGCCGCGCCGGCAGTAAGCACCGGTTTGGTGTTGGTCGCCGTGACATTGATGGTGGAGGTCACCGCGTCACTGGTTTGCGCACCCAAGCTTTCGGCGTTCGCGTCGGTCGCCGCCCAGGTCACGGTACGGCTAGCCGAAGACAAGGCCGGCGTGGCGGAACTACTGGAATAAGTCACCGAACGCAAGGCTGTTTGGTACTGGGCCTTGGTGGCTGTGCCGGACAGAGTCAATACGCCGGTGCCGCTGTTGTAGCTGCCGCTGATGCCGTTCTGATCGCTGAAACCCAGCGTGTCGCCGCTGGTGAAACCCGAGGAAAGTGTCACCGTCGCACCGGTCATATTCGCATCGTCGGCGTCGCTGACCGTGATCGTGGCATCGATGGCCGCCGCCGACCCTGCCTCGGTATAGGCTTGGGTCGCGCCTGCGCTTAGCACCGGCTTGGCGTTGCTCGCCGTGACGTTGATCGTCGAAGTCACGCCGGCGCTGGTCTGGGCGCCTACACTGGCCGCATTGGCGTCGGTAACCGCCCAGGTCACGGTGCGACTGGCGCTGGACGAAGTCGGCGTGGCCGAACTGCTGACATAGGTGACCGAGCGCAGTGCTGTTTGGTATTGGGCCTTGGTGGCGGTACCGGACAGGGTCAGCACGCCGGTGCCGCTGTTGTAACTGCCGGTTATGCCGTTTTGCGTGGAAAAACCCAGCGTGTCGCCACTGGTAAAGCCCGCCGACAGCGTCACGGTGGCCCCTGCGATACTGGTGTCGTCGGCGTCGCTCAAG of the Methylomonas sp. MK1 genome contains:
- a CDS encoding TolC family protein yields the protein MNSLKQELVMAKYLSILVYRSVPSLLAVAIGAVLLNGCSLAPAPLTQQERQSQIGSDQVKLFQQQEPVTGPLSLYQAMSRALKYNLDHRVKMMERAVAEGQATLARFDLLPDVVASAGYRSRDNFNASNSRSISTGRQSLETSTSQDRSRFMGDLSLRWNILDFGVSYFRAQQEGNKALVTAESRRKVSHNLMKDVRSAYWRALSAQRMTTRIQPVLAEAQHALALAEQAEAEKLRSPLDALRYRKSLLEIVRRLEGLLEQQQMAKSELAGLINLPPNQDFKLADDSVNPWPQVVKPQLGIDKMGDLALQLRPELRQEMYQTRIGSAEVKKAMLRLLPGVEVQLGGNYDSNSYLLNQSWGEIGTQISKNLFELLSAPQAIATAETQESLAHSRRLAAHMAILTQVHLAQQQLALADKQYQRSSELDDVNQKIHHHVLNSELTEAMSSVERIRVSVDSVLSELQRRQAYAESQDALGKLYVSLGFDPLPATMADDSVDTLANAIEAIDQEWNQGHYPVQATDDPQPENTSEAATGAGKS
- a CDS encoding efflux RND transporter periplasmic adaptor subunit, with product MQQEDPQQRQLRGLALLLQLQRKARAAEDLAALGFVIVNESRSLVEYRQAALWLDRPMQPVAAVSGIAQLDAQAPYIVWLNDVCRRQFQTGNNSTYQLLNADDLPESLRIEWQQWLPVCGLWLPLKVQGRTLGGWLLAREQAWQEGEAVLLAELSDAYAHAWQALQPRKPWWRGLFTFTALKSWAVAVILLLFIPVRLSVLAPAEVIAAQPTVIRAPLEGVVDTFQIQPNQAVAAEQLLLTLENTDIANRLEVSRKVLAVSEAEYRKTAQQAMFDADSKAEMTVLKGRMEQHAAEVEYLAEQLARSQIRAPHAGVAIFSDVHDWIGRPVALGERILNLADPTRVELEMRVPVADFIELADGAEAVMFLNIDPQHPLDAQVYALSYQAEVGTDQVLAYRVKARLAAADQLPRIGLKGTAKLYGQRVTLFYYLFRRPLSGLRQWLGL
- a CDS encoding efflux RND transporter periplasmic adaptor subunit, coding for MILRKSLYVWTLALLPALSLSNASAEPAPAQSSSVETEIRAQLMPRNETTLSAEVAAVIKDLTVREGERFKKGQVLVGFDCSIQQAQLQKAQATADGAGKTYDVNSRLSQLESVSSLEVDVAKAKLGEAKADIALTKAGLEKCRIHAPFDGRVAALKAHEHQHLKVGDPIMDVLDDSQLEIKLIVPSLWLRWLKPKQVFKVHIDELDRDYSAEVVTLGARIDPVSQTVSITGRVTGKHSELLAGMSGRALFPDKAH
- a CDS encoding efflux RND transporter periplasmic adaptor subunit, coding for MAGVVEAASALAPLREELHCLPGPQGLDGAPTWTLHDPANNRFFRIGWQEFEILARWALGQTEAIAQAVNRETTLRLDASQVGAFAQFLLHNNLLRLSGDAGLQRLRQQVAMRKQSWAQWLLHNYLFFKIPLLKPDALLAWLYPRLAWIYSGQFAVLLMGCALLAGFLLSRQWERFLATFPHFFNWSGLAQYFLALMLAKTLHEFGHALTAHRYGCRVPTMGVAFMVMYPMLYTDASETWKLSSRRQRVAIAGAGIAAELGLAVFAALAWSFLADGPLRSGVFLLATSTWIMTLAINLSPFMRFDGYYLLADWLGIENLQPRAFAYNRWHLRRLLFGLDQTLPESLPKHWHWFFIGYAWCTWLYRFFLFLGIALLVYHFFFKLLGLLMMAVEVGWFILRPIWSELAAWKNLGADVWTSPRSRTSLLVLILGIAVLIVPWQGHVNAPALIKAERYAEIYLPTAARLDAWQVKTGQAVKSGELLAQLSSRELDFQARNSSLEGQLVEWQLAYQGLEQNLNQRRQVLLKELESAGAKQAGFRHQQTQLTIQAPFDGLALDLNNQAQAGQWLKEGEALLIVADPRSQLIEAYVAEEDLQAAGQADGAVFYPDQPGMSPITCRVERIDQGGAARIPALLASMHGGDIAARSDAQQQAVPESAVYRIILRPEAESQNLAHFPGERRGSVRLDTPATSLLHRLVRQVATVLVRESGF